The genomic segment CGCACATCGCCGAACTCCAGATCGGCCGCCTCGCCAAGCGGCTCGCCGACCGCCGGCTCACGCTCGACATCACGCCCGAGGCCCTGACCTGGCTGGCGGACGAGGGCAACGACCCGGCGTACGGGGCACGGCCGCTGCGCCGCCTGATCCAGACGGCGATCGGCGACCGGCTCGCGAAGGAGATCCTGTCGGGCGAGATCAAGGACGGCGACACGGTCCGGGTGGACCGTGCGGGGGACGGCCTGATCGTGGGCCGCGCCCGCTGACCGCCCCGCCCGTCACCCCGGCGGTGCCCGGTCCGGCCAGGGCTTTGTCAGCTTCTGGCGGATCGGGCCCGTCGGGGCTTGCCACGCCCCGCCCGGCATGGGAGAGGATGGCGGCCAACCGTACGAAGGGAAATACACGGTGAGCATCGACCCGTCCTCGATTCCGAATTTCGGGGGCCAGCCCGAACCGCAGGCGGCAGGACCGGAGGGCCCCGTCGTCCCTGACCAGGATCTCGTCAAGCAGCTGCTCGAACAGATGGAGCTGAAGTACGTCGTCGACGACGAGGGCGACCTCGCCGCGCCGTGGGAGGACTTCCGCACGTACTTCATGTTCCGCGGCGAGGAGGAGCAGCAGGTCTTCTCGGTCCGTACGTTCTACGACCGCCCGCACGCCACGGACCAGCGTCCGGTGCTGCTCGACGCGATCGACGACTGGAACCGCCGCACCCTGTGGCCGAAGGTCTACACCCACAACCACGAGCCCGAGGAGGGCGCCGAGGCATCCGTCCGGCTGATCGGTGAGGCGCAGATGCTCATCGGCACGGGCGTCAGCCTGGAGCACTTCGTCTCGTCGACGGTCAGCTGGGTGCGGGCCTCGATCGAGTTCGACAAGTGGCTCGTGGAGCGCCTGGGCCTGGACCCGGCCGCCGACAGGCCGTCGCCGGAGGGCACCGAGCAGGCCTGAGCCGTTCGCGGCCGGGTTCGCGGTCCGGTCGGCCGGGTTCGTGGCCCGGTTCTCCCGGCGACGCGGCCCCGGCGCGGCGGATCGGCACCCGCGCCTCGCGCAGCACGTCCACCCGGCCGGGGGCGGCGGTCATCATGACCGCCGCCCCCGGCCGGGTTCGCTCTGTCGGGGGCGATTCGGCTCGACTCTTTCCCCCGGCCCCGGAGACATTCGGCCGCTTCCGGGGAACGCGGCGTTCCGAGGGCGGTCCGACGCCCCGGGCGGTGCGGCCGGAGGAGAGGGGGCGCGGGGAAAACGGAGGAAGAGCGAATTCCGAATTACGACATGATCGCTACTCTGCGGTAGTAGTGGCCCTGACTAGGTGTCACAAACACCGTTATGGGGCACCAACGTTCTTCTATTTGAGGCCGCTGTCACCTAGCTGGTTAAGTCTGCGACGGCACCGAACGGCACATGCCGAAGGGGTCGGAACATATAGTTTCCAGCCATCAGGGGGATGACGTGACGGTAACTCAAGGTGTGGAAATTCTGCCCGGAAAGCATCTCGACACGGCGGACTTCATGCCGATTCGCGTGGACGCCGGCCGGGCCGACATCGCGAAGCTGACCGGACTGCTGCGCGACGGGGCGCGGCCGTCCAACGAGCAGTTCGACCAGGACGCGCACCTGGACGAGGTGATACCGAAGCCCTGGGGCTACGAGTACCGGGCGTACGTGGACGACTTCTTCGACCTCTGGTCCCTCCACATCGACGGTGGTCACAGCACGTCGGTCCATGTGCATCCGCGGAAGCTCACCTATCTGCTGTGCCTCGGCGGGCAGGGAGTGACCACGGGGATCGACCGCGAGGAGATCCGCGTCAGGGAGGGCTCCATCCTCCGTATCGCCGCCGGAGCGTTTCACGGGACCCGTTCCACCGGGGACGAGCCCCTGGAGCTGATCGAGGTCGAGGTCCCGAGGAACAAGTTCGATCTCATCCGGCTCCAGGACGATTACAACCGGGCCGGCACCGCGTATGAGAGCACTTCCCTCGAAGAGCCCCAGCACCGTATGCGGAAGGTCCGGTCCCTGCCGAATACGAAGATGCGGTCCCAGACACCGGACCGGCGATTCCGTTTCGATCTGCGTACCGGAATGGACGTCTTCTACCGGCCGCAGGAGACGGATCTCTTCCACATCCCCCTGCACATTTCTGGCGTCATTCGCAATGACGTCGAAATTCTGACCGGGCACCCCGGTGACACCCGTCGGCCGCAGACCGACAAGCAGTACCTCTGCATCAGCAAGAACCTCTGAGCCGTACGCGCTGGCGCGCGATCCGTACCCGGTACGGGGGCGCTTCGCGGCGGGCGAGGACCGTGTGCCCGGCGCCCCGTGTTCGGCATCGAGTGCCCGGCATCCGGCGCAGCCCGCGCCCTGCGGCCGGCATCCGCCTTCTGTGTCCGGCATCCGGTGCCGTGGGTGCCCGAGCCCTGTGCTCCGCGCCCTCGTCTCGCGTTTCGTGCCCGCACTCGTGGTGCCCCGCACTCCGTGCCGACAGCCGTACTCCGCGTCCGCGTCCGTACTCCCTGTCCGTACTCCGCGTCCGTACTTCGTGTTCGTACTGCTCCGTGTCCGTGTCCTTCGTCGTCCGGGGACACGGACACCCCCATCAGATTCCGCCCGGCCGTCGGCCGGCTGCCCGAAGGAGCTCGCTCATGTCCCGCAACGCCGTCATCATCACCGGCCCCGGTTTCCAGGACCACGACGTCGTCTTCACGTACTACCGCCTCATGGAGGAGGGCTGGCACGTGGACGTGGCCACGAAGAACGCCGACGCCGTCACCGGCAAGTACGGCATCCCGCTGCCCATGGACAAGACCGCCCGGCCGCTGATCGCCTTCGAGGACCTGTCGGTCGACCAGTACGACGTCGTCATACTGACCGGCGGCCACGAGGCGCCCGACCGGGTGCGCCAGGACCGCAACGTGCTCGACTTCGTCGCGGGCATGGACCGGGCGGGCAAGGTCGTCGCCGGTCTCTGCCACGGCCCCTGGATCATGGTCAGCGCGGGCGTCCTCAACGGACGCAAGGCGTGTGCCTACATCGGTCTGCGCGACGACGTGATCAACGCCGGAGCCGATGTCGTCGACAGCGACGTGATCGTCGACGGCAACATCATCACCTGCTCCTACTACGGGTACATGGGCGCGTTCATGAGATCCGTCTTCGAGACCGCAGCGAAGATCGCGGCCGAGAAGCAGGTCGCGTGATGGGCGCCCGGCCCTCACTCCTGGCGCTCGACTTCGACGGAGTCATCTGTGACGCCCTGGAGGAGTGCGCCCTGGTCAGCTGGCTCGGCATCCATCCGCACGACCGGGCGATCTCCGGGGCACAGCAACTACGGCTCGTGCCCCAGGAGTTCGTGGAGCGCTTCCGTACCGTACGGAACTACGCCCGGGTCCTCGACCACTTCGTGGTGGCCCACCTCCCCGAGGCGGGCTCCATTCGTTCGCAGGCGGACTTCGACCGCCTCCACGAGGCACTTTCCCCTTCGTACGTACGGCGGTTCACCACCGCGGCCAATGCGGCGCGCGAGTGGTTCCGCACTCAGGAGGCCGACTTCTGGCTCGATCTCCACACCCTGTATCCGGGGGTGGCGGACCTGCTGCGCCGGCACCGCGGCTCGATCGTGATCGTCACGGCGAAGGACGAGGGTTCGGTGCACGCCATCCTCGACCGGCACGGCCTGGACGACACGGTTTCGGCGGTCTTCGGCGAGTGCGGACGCAAGGCGGACGTGGTGCGCGAGGTCAGCGCGGAGCGGGGCGTCGATCTGAGGGACGTGACCTTCATCGACGACAACCTCCCCAACGCCGTCGGTGTCGCCGCCACGGGGGCGCTGTCCCGGTGGGCCCAGTGGGGCTATCAGACTCCCGAACACCAGGCGCTGGCGCAGGAGTTGGGAGTGAGCCCGCTGTCCCTGGACGGTCTGGAAGCGCTCGTTCCCGTCGCCGTCTGACCCGTACCCCGGGTGTCATCGGCACGGACGGGACCCGGCCTCGCGTCACCTGTGGCCGGGTCCCGTTCCCGTCCGTGCGGGTTGCCGGGTCCCGCCCCTGTCCACGTGGCGGTGGCCACCGCCGTTCCGCGGGACGGCCGGGCCACCGTGCCCCGTACCGACCACATCCCGATCCGTCGCAGTCCGAACCGACCCTCCCTCCCCCGACCTGGAGACGCCGTCATGACCGCGCCGACCTCGCAGCTCGCCCGGACCGGTACCGGTCCGCACGATCCCGCCCCCGCCCCAGCCGCCCCGCGGTTCGCCCTCCAGCTGACGCTGCTGACCGTCCTCGCGGTGGCCGTCCCCGCCCAGCTGTACCTGGCCATCCCGATGGCCGGGCGCTTCCGGACGGTGTTCGGCGTCGACGCCGGCTCGGCGGCCTGGGCCGGGAGTTGCTTCTCCCTGGCCTACGCCCTCGGCTTCCTGCTGTTCGGGGCGCTCGCCGATCGCGTCGGCCACCGCCCGGTCCTCGTGGCCGGTACGGTGGCGACCGCGCTGACCACCGCCGTCCTCTCCCTCAGCCCCGACTACGGCTGGTTCCTGGCCTTCCGCACGATGCAGGGAGCCGCGGCGGCCTGCATCGCCCCCGTCGCGCTCGCCTACGTCGCGCGCCATGCGCCGGACGTCCGCCGCTCCCTGGCGCTGTCCGTACTGACCACCGGACTGCTCGGTTCCGGCATCGCGGGCCAGGTGCTCGGTCAGACCGTCAGCGACCACGCCTCCTGGCGGACCGCCTTCTGGCCGGCCGCCGTCCTCTACCTCACGGCCGCGGCCGGGCTCCGTCTGCTGCTGCGCGACCCCGTGACCGACCCGTCGGTCACCGTCGCCTCCACGCTGGCCGTGCTGCGCGGACTGCTGCGCACCCCACAGGCCGTCGCCGTCTTCGCCTCGGCGCTCACGGTGTTCGGAAGCTTCGTGGCGTTCTACGCCGTACTCGACCGGCAGTTGGAGGGCGCTCTCGGGATGAGCGGCCGACAGGTGCTCGGCGTCCAGGCGATCGGTGCGGTCGGGCTGCTGGCGGCGCCCGTCGTCCATCGCTTCGCCGCCGCCCGGGGGCCGCGACGCCTCGCGACGGCGGGATTCCTCACCGCGCTGACGGGTCTGCTCGTGGCGCAGTTCAGGTCCGCGCCGGTCCCGCTGGTCCTCGGCAGCGTCGTCTTCGTCGCGGGCATCAGCCTGGTCGTCCCCGGCCTGGTCGGGACGCTGCACCGGATCGCACCCCACAGCGCCGGTACGGCGGTCTCCTTCAACACCTTCCTGCTGTTCGTCGGCGCGTCGGCGGGACAGCTCGTCGCCGCGCACACCGGCTACCGGACGACGCTGGCGATCCTCGCCGCCGCGGTGCTCCTCGCGGCCTTCGCCGTGGCCCGAGCCGGCCGGCCGCCCGCCCGCCACTGACCGACCACTCATCTGTGACGCGCGTCAGCTCCCGGAACCGCTACTCCCATCGGCTCCCGGAACCCTCGGGCCCGTCGGAACTCCCGGGTCCCCTCGCAACTCGTCGCAGCCCCTCGCAACTCATCGCCATCGGAACCCCTCGGAGGTCACACCATGCGTACGCGTCGTATCGTCCCGCTGCTCGTCACTCTTCCCCTCGCCCTGACCGCTGCCCTGAGCGCTCCCGCCCAGGCGTTTCCGGGGGCCCGGTCGCACCACCGCCCCGCCCACCTCACGCACCTGGACCTCGCGAGCGGTCAGCAGCCCGAGAACCTGGCCCCGCTGCCGGACGGCTCCGTGGCCGTCACCTTCGCGCTGACCGGTCAGGTGGCCGAGATCTCCCGCACCGGCCGGGTCCGGGTGCTCGCCCGGCTGCCCGTACCCACCGACGGTGACACACCCGTCCTGCACAGCAAGGTCTTCGCGGCGGGCATCGACCGTACCGACGACGGCACCCTCTACGTCGCGGTGAGTACGGGCACCTCGTCCGGCACCGGGATCTGGCGCGTCCGGGAGCACCGGCCCCCGACCCGCGTCGCGGCGCTGCCCGCCGACAGCCTGCTCAACGGGCTCGCCGTCGACGAGCGACGCGGCCGGATCTACGTGGCGGACTCGACCGGCTCCACGATCTGGACCGTACCGCTGCGAGGCGGGACGCCGACCCGGTGGCTGCGGGACGCGGCGCTCGCGCCGGAGAGCGGATTCCTCGGGGCGAACGGGCTGAAGCTGCACGACGGAGCGGTATGGGTGTCCAATCTGGACGCCGGGACCCTGCTGCGGGTGCCGGTGCGCGCGGACGGCCGGGCGGGAGCCGCCAGGGAGGTCCTGCGCGGACTGGGCTCGGTGGACGACTTCGCCTTCACCGGCCGCGGCGACGAACTGCTCGCGACCGACATCAAGGCCGACACGCTGACGAGAATCGTGCCCGGGAAGTCGCGCACCACCGTGCTGAACAGCGCCGACGGCCTGTCCGGGCCCACCGCCGTCGCACTGCGAGGGCGTCGGATCGTGGTCACCAGCGCCGCCTACTTCACCGCCCACGACCCCAATGTCCTCAGCGTCCCGCTCGCCCGCTGACATCGAGCCCCGAGGGATGTGAGAGCTGTGCGTTCGCTACCGGATCAGGACGGACCCCCGGAACGGGAACAGGAACACGCCGCGAGGGACCGACAGGACCGACAAGGACGGCGGGACCGACAGGACCGACGGGACCGGGAGAAACGCCGGTTGTCGCGGATCGCGGGGCCCTCGGGCCTGGTCGTCTTCGGCGTCACGGGTGACCTGTCCCGCAAGAAGCTGGTGCCCGCCGTGTACGACCTGGCCAACCGGGGACTGCTGCCACCGGGCTTCGCGCTCACCGGCTTCGCCCGGCCCCGCTGGGAGGGCGAGAACTTCGCCGACGTCCTCCACGAGTCGGCCGCGCGGCATGCGCGTACCCCCTTCCGCGAGGACGTCTGGCAACAGCTCCGGCAGGAAATGAGGTTCGTCCAGGGGGACTTCGCGGACGACGACGCGTTCGAGCTGCTGGCCAAGGAGGTCGGCGCGCGGGACGGAACCCGCGGCAACCACGCCTTCTACCTCTCCGTACCGCCGAAGTGCTTCGCCACCGTCGTACGGCAGTTGAAGAAGCACGGGCTGGCCGATCCGCCCGAGGGCGCCTGGCGGCGCGCGGTCGTCGAGAAGCCGTTCGGCCACGACCTGGAGTCGGCCCGCGAGTTGAACGCCACCGTCCTCGACGCGTTCGCACCCGACGCGGTGTTCCGGGTCGACCACTACCTGGGCAAGGAGACGGTCCAGAACATCCTGGCGCTGCGGTTCGCCAACACGATGTTCGAGCCGGTCTGGAACAGGTCGTACGTCGACCACGTCCAGATCACCATGGCCGAGGACATCGGCATCGGCGGCCGGGCCGGCTACTACGACGGCATCGGCGCCGCCCGGGACGTCATCCAGAACCACCTCCTCCAACTGCTCGCGCTCACCGCCATGGAGGAACCGGGCTCCTTCACGGCCGAGGCACTGGCCGCCGAGAAGAGCAAGGTCCTGGCCGCCGTCGAACTGCCCGCTGACCTCTCCGCCCATACCGTGCGCGGCCAGTACGCGGCGGGCTGGCAGGGCGGTGAGAGGGTGCCGGGCTACCGCCAGGAGGACGGCATCGACCCCGGCTCCACGACCGACACGTACGCCGCGATCAAGGTCGGTGTCCGCAACCGCCGTTGGGCGGGCGTCCCCTTCTACCTGCGCGCCGGCAAGCGCCTCGGCCGCCGGGTCACCGAGATCGCGGTGGTCCTCGGACGCGTCCCGCACTCACTCTTCGGCCGTACGGCGACCGACGCGCTCGGCCGGAACGCGATCGTCATCCGCGTCCAGCCCGACGAGGGCGTCACCGTCCGCCTCGGCGCCAAGGTGCCCGGCACCTCGATGGAGATCCGCGACGTGTCGATGGACTTCGCGTACGACGGGTCCTTCACCGAGTCCAGCCCCGAGGCGTACGAGCGACTGATCCTCGATGTGCTCCTGGGCGACGCCGGCCTCTTCCCCCGCACCGAGGAGGTCGAGCTCTGCTGGCGGATTCTCGACCCGATCGAGCGGCACTGGAGGGACAACGGCACGGTCGTCCCCTATCCGGCGGGCACCTGGGGTCCGGTCGAGGCGGACACGATGCTCGCACGTGACGGACGGAGCTGGCGCAGACCATGAGGACCGACCTCACGGGGACCACCTCCCAACAGATAGACAGGACGCTGGCACGGGGTCGCCGGGCGGTCGGCGCCCCGGCCACCGGCCTGGCGTTCACCCTCGTCGTCGTCACCGACGAGGAGAACGCGCGCGACGCCATGAAGGACGTCGGCACGGCGTTCCGGGACGTTCCGGCGCGGACGCTGGCCGTCCTGCCGGGACCGGAGACCGGCGCCCCCCGGTTCGACGCCCGCGTCCGGGTGGCGGGCCGGTCGGAGAGCGTCGTGCTCCGGCTCCACGGGGAACTGGCCCGGCACGCCGACACGGTGCTGCTCCCGCTCCTCCCGCCGGACACCCCGCTGCTGGTGTGGTGGCCGGGTGAGGCACCGGGCGCGCCCGCGGCCACCCCGGTGGGCCGCCTCGCCGATCGCCGCATCGTCGACACCGCCGCCCACCGCGCGCCACGGACCGCGTTGAGCCACCGGGCCGCGCTGCACACCACGGGTGACGCCGATCTGGCGTGGACACGTACGGCGTGGTGGCGGGCCACGCTCTCGTCGCTCCTGGAACCCCCGCCGGACGCGGGGCGCGGAGCCGGACGGGCTGCGGTGCCCGGGGCCCCGTACCCGTCCGCCCGGGTGTGGCACGCAGGCGCCTACGACCCGTCGGCGGAACTGCTGGCCCACTGGCTCTCGCTCCGGTCCGGCGGACCGGTGGAGCGCGTCGGCGGGCGGGGGACGGGGGGCGTCACCGCTGTGGAGGTGCCCGGCCGCCCCGGTACGGTCACCGTCGACGTGGGCCGGGGCGGCGGGCTCGCGCGGGTGCGCACCGCGACGGGAGCGACGCATCACGTGGCCTTCCGGCGTCCGACCCGCGCCCGACTGCTGAGAGAAGAGGCGGGGTGTGCCCGCGCCGACCTCGCGTACGTGAACGCCCTTTCCGTAACGCGTGATTCAGACAATGTGGAGGCGGCATGAAGCCCACTGCTCGCGGGACGGTCCTGTCCGTACTGACCGGCCACGGTTCCATGGGCCCGGCCGGGCGCCCCACGGGCTTCCATTTGGGCGAGACAATCGAGCCCTGGGAGATCCTGCGGCGGGCGGGCCACCGGGTGGAGTTCGTCTCGGTCGGGGGTGGCCGGCCCCCGATGATCGGACACGATTCAACCAATGAGGCGCACACCGCATTTCTCTCCCATCCGGAAGGGGGAGCGTTGATCGATGCGGCTCCCCGCCCGGAGGAAGTCGACCCCGGGGATTACGACGCCGTCTACTTCGTCGGCGGGCACGGGACGATGTGGGATTTCCGGGGGCACCCGGCCCTGGAGAAGATCGGCCGGACGGTGTACGAGAGCGGGGGAGTGGTCGCCGCGATCTGTCACGGCCCCGCCGCGCTCGTCGATCTGCGGCTGAGCACGGGACGTCACCTGGTGGACGGCCACCGGCTCACCGCCTTCTCGGACGAGGGCGAGGCGGCCCGCGGTCTGGACACCGTGGTGCCGTTCTCGTTGCAGCGCGCCCTGGAGGAGCGAGGCGCGGCGTACAGCTGCGCGCCCGACCGGGAGCCCCATGTGGTGGTCAGCGGACGTCTCGTCACCGGCCAGAACCCGGCGTCGGCGGCCGGGATGGCCAGGGCGGTCGCGGAACTGCTCGGTTCCTGAGAACCGGCGGGGGCCCAGGGGGACGGAGATCCCCCTGGGCCCTTTCGCGTACCGGCGTCCTCCGGGCGCTCCGCGTACCGGCAGCGTCCTCCCGGCGATTCCCGCGTCCTCCGGGCGGTCCTCCGGCGCTCCTCCTGGTGTGCTCCCGGTGGTCCTCCCGGGGTCCTCTCCGAGGCGGACCGCGCGTCCGTCCATCCGGACCGCCTCGGCGGCATCCGGCTCCCGGGGTGCGCCCGGGGTGTCGCCCGGGGTGCCTTGGGGCACTCGCTCGTGAGGCGTCAGACCGCTCGAAGCGTCCCGTAACGACCGACGTGCCGCTTCACCAGAAGCGGCACCACCCGCTCCAGGACCAGTTCGCGGTAGTGGGCCGATGCCTTGTGGTGTGCCAGGGCATCCGCGTCCGAATACTCCTCGAAGAGTGCGAATTCGCGGCCGTTCTCAAGTGACCTGAACGACCGGTATGCCAGACATCCGGGCTCCGCGAGACTTTTTTCCGTAATTTCGGCCAGGAATCGCTCTATGTCTTCTTCCCGGCCCTCGCGTGCGGTCCAGTGCGCCATGACAGTAATCGACATGATAAACCTCCGGAGTGCTATTGCTCGGATACTCGGATCAATCATCCGTATCTTCGTGCCGCTCAAGGAGAACACCGGAAGCAGGTCCCGAACAAATAGAATACGACGTTGCCCGAATAAGAATCCCTATCGCCTGTGAACGGTCGGTGGGCAGAGGTCGGCGGGGGCAGGGGCAGCAGGGACAGGGACAGGGACAGGGACAGGGGCAGGGGCAGGGGCAGGCGGTCACCGGGCCCCCGGGGGCCCCGAAGCAGCCGAAGCCACCGAAGCCGCCGGGGCCGTGCGCCGGAGCCAGTGCCGCGGCAGCGGCCGGCCGTCGGCCAGTTCGACGCCCTTCTGGGCGAGAGCGGCGCTCGACGCCGGGTTCTGGCCCGTGATGAGCGCCCCGTCGGTGACCACATGGCGGCGGAACGGCTCCCCCGCCTCGTAGTGGGCGCCCCGCTCGGTCAGGGCCTCGCCGAGGAAGTACGGGACCACCTCGTCCAGTCCGACGGCCCGCTCCTCCTCCTGGGTGAACGCCGTCACCCGGTGCCCGGCCACCAGCGGCGTGCCGTCCGGGGCCGGTACGTCGAGCAGCGCGCCCACCCCGTGGCACACGGCGGCGATCACGGCGAAGTCCCGTCCGGCCCAGTAGTCACCGAGGAAACGGATGAGGCGTTCGTCGCCGGGCAGATCCATGATCGCCCCATGACCTCCGGCGACGAAGACGACGCCGTAGTCCGCGGGGGAGAGCTGGTCCGGGGTGCGCGCCCGGTCCAGCCGGTCCTGCACCGTCGGGTCCTCCAGGAACATCCGCTGGGGCGGGTCCGACCGGTCGACCCCGCCCATCGGGGGCCGGCCCGCGCGGGTGCTGGCGAACTCGAAGTCCCATCCCGCGGCCAGCAGCGCCCGCCACGGATATGCGGCTTCGGGCAGCCAGAAGCCTGCGGATCTGCCGTTGGGAAGGCGCTCGGTGCTGCTGAGGACGATGAGCCCATTGGGGGGGTGTGCAGGCACTTTAGCCTTACTTTCATCAGGGGGTGGCCGTATTCATTCGATCGGTGACACGCGGCAGTAACACGAAGAAGCACCATAACTCATTGCGCGATTCCTGCCCCAGAGGCAAACGGCTAATCGTGACGGGCTATAGGGCTGCTTA from the Streptomyces sp. AM 4-1-1 genome contains:
- a CDS encoding YbjN domain-containing protein, producing MSIDPSSIPNFGGQPEPQAAGPEGPVVPDQDLVKQLLEQMELKYVVDDEGDLAAPWEDFRTYFMFRGEEEQQVFSVRTFYDRPHATDQRPVLLDAIDDWNRRTLWPKVYTHNHEPEEGAEASVRLIGEAQMLIGTGVSLEHFVSSTVSWVRASIEFDKWLVERLGLDPAADRPSPEGTEQA
- a CDS encoding cupin domain-containing protein, coding for MPIRVDAGRADIAKLTGLLRDGARPSNEQFDQDAHLDEVIPKPWGYEYRAYVDDFFDLWSLHIDGGHSTSVHVHPRKLTYLLCLGGQGVTTGIDREEIRVREGSILRIAAGAFHGTRSTGDEPLELIEVEVPRNKFDLIRLQDDYNRAGTAYESTSLEEPQHRMRKVRSLPNTKMRSQTPDRRFRFDLRTGMDVFYRPQETDLFHIPLHISGVIRNDVEILTGHPGDTRRPQTDKQYLCISKNL
- a CDS encoding DJ-1/PfpI family protein → MSRNAVIITGPGFQDHDVVFTYYRLMEEGWHVDVATKNADAVTGKYGIPLPMDKTARPLIAFEDLSVDQYDVVILTGGHEAPDRVRQDRNVLDFVAGMDRAGKVVAGLCHGPWIMVSAGVLNGRKACAYIGLRDDVINAGADVVDSDVIVDGNIITCSYYGYMGAFMRSVFETAAKIAAEKQVA
- a CDS encoding HAD family hydrolase yields the protein MGARPSLLALDFDGVICDALEECALVSWLGIHPHDRAISGAQQLRLVPQEFVERFRTVRNYARVLDHFVVAHLPEAGSIRSQADFDRLHEALSPSYVRRFTTAANAAREWFRTQEADFWLDLHTLYPGVADLLRRHRGSIVIVTAKDEGSVHAILDRHGLDDTVSAVFGECGRKADVVREVSAERGVDLRDVTFIDDNLPNAVGVAATGALSRWAQWGYQTPEHQALAQELGVSPLSLDGLEALVPVAV
- a CDS encoding MFS transporter; its protein translation is MTAPTSQLARTGTGPHDPAPAPAAPRFALQLTLLTVLAVAVPAQLYLAIPMAGRFRTVFGVDAGSAAWAGSCFSLAYALGFLLFGALADRVGHRPVLVAGTVATALTTAVLSLSPDYGWFLAFRTMQGAAAACIAPVALAYVARHAPDVRRSLALSVLTTGLLGSGIAGQVLGQTVSDHASWRTAFWPAAVLYLTAAAGLRLLLRDPVTDPSVTVASTLAVLRGLLRTPQAVAVFASALTVFGSFVAFYAVLDRQLEGALGMSGRQVLGVQAIGAVGLLAAPVVHRFAAARGPRRLATAGFLTALTGLLVAQFRSAPVPLVLGSVVFVAGISLVVPGLVGTLHRIAPHSAGTAVSFNTFLLFVGASAGQLVAAHTGYRTTLAILAAAVLLAAFAVARAGRPPARH
- the zwf gene encoding glucose-6-phosphate dehydrogenase; protein product: MSRIAGPSGLVVFGVTGDLSRKKLVPAVYDLANRGLLPPGFALTGFARPRWEGENFADVLHESAARHARTPFREDVWQQLRQEMRFVQGDFADDDAFELLAKEVGARDGTRGNHAFYLSVPPKCFATVVRQLKKHGLADPPEGAWRRAVVEKPFGHDLESARELNATVLDAFAPDAVFRVDHYLGKETVQNILALRFANTMFEPVWNRSYVDHVQITMAEDIGIGGRAGYYDGIGAARDVIQNHLLQLLALTAMEEPGSFTAEALAAEKSKVLAAVELPADLSAHTVRGQYAAGWQGGERVPGYRQEDGIDPGSTTDTYAAIKVGVRNRRWAGVPFYLRAGKRLGRRVTEIAVVLGRVPHSLFGRTATDALGRNAIVIRVQPDEGVTVRLGAKVPGTSMEIRDVSMDFAYDGSFTESSPEAYERLILDVLLGDAGLFPRTEEVELCWRILDPIERHWRDNGTVVPYPAGTWGPVEADTMLARDGRSWRRP
- a CDS encoding glucose-6-phosphate dehydrogenase assembly protein OpcA; amino-acid sequence: MRTDLTGTTSQQIDRTLARGRRAVGAPATGLAFTLVVVTDEENARDAMKDVGTAFRDVPARTLAVLPGPETGAPRFDARVRVAGRSESVVLRLHGELARHADTVLLPLLPPDTPLLVWWPGEAPGAPAATPVGRLADRRIVDTAAHRAPRTALSHRAALHTTGDADLAWTRTAWWRATLSSLLEPPPDAGRGAGRAAVPGAPYPSARVWHAGAYDPSAELLAHWLSLRSGGPVERVGGRGTGGVTAVEVPGRPGTVTVDVGRGGGLARVRTATGATHHVAFRRPTRARLLREEAGCARADLAYVNALSVTRDSDNVEAA
- a CDS encoding type 1 glutamine amidotransferase domain-containing protein, whose amino-acid sequence is MKPTARGTVLSVLTGHGSMGPAGRPTGFHLGETIEPWEILRRAGHRVEFVSVGGGRPPMIGHDSTNEAHTAFLSHPEGGALIDAAPRPEEVDPGDYDAVYFVGGHGTMWDFRGHPALEKIGRTVYESGGVVAAICHGPAALVDLRLSTGRHLVDGHRLTAFSDEGEAARGLDTVVPFSLQRALEERGAAYSCAPDREPHVVVSGRLVTGQNPASAAGMARAVAELLGS
- a CDS encoding putative quinol monooxygenase, whose protein sequence is MSITVMAHWTAREGREEDIERFLAEITEKSLAEPGCLAYRSFRSLENGREFALFEEYSDADALAHHKASAHYRELVLERVVPLLVKRHVGRYGTLRAV
- a CDS encoding type 1 glutamine amidotransferase domain-containing protein, with protein sequence MPAHPPNGLIVLSSTERLPNGRSAGFWLPEAAYPWRALLAAGWDFEFASTRAGRPPMGGVDRSDPPQRMFLEDPTVQDRLDRARTPDQLSPADYGVVFVAGGHGAIMDLPGDERLIRFLGDYWAGRDFAVIAAVCHGVGALLDVPAPDGTPLVAGHRVTAFTQEEERAVGLDEVVPYFLGEALTERGAHYEAGEPFRRHVVTDGALITGQNPASSAALAQKGVELADGRPLPRHWLRRTAPAASVASAASGPPGAR